A window of Pusillimonas sp. T7-7 contains these coding sequences:
- a CDS encoding DciA family protein, whose product MSRRRPQVSQEATTATLAVNWLSDDQHGAQVLTAARELIAVEQAAIQILPPALAEVCKVARIERQQVTLAVPAAAYAAKLRQLAPRIIQRLNSSGWNLNQIVVKVQAGLGKTQTKTAPREVTPLDDAALKAFETLYSELRPGPLADAVQRLLRHHQQ is encoded by the coding sequence ATGTCCAGACGCCGTCCTCAAGTATCCCAAGAAGCCACCACCGCCACCCTGGCGGTCAATTGGCTGAGTGACGACCAGCATGGCGCACAGGTGCTGACGGCGGCACGCGAACTGATTGCCGTGGAACAAGCGGCAATACAGATCCTGCCCCCTGCACTGGCAGAGGTGTGCAAAGTGGCCCGTATAGAAAGACAGCAAGTTACGCTGGCAGTTCCCGCTGCCGCTTATGCTGCGAAACTCCGGCAGCTCGCGCCTCGAATCATCCAGCGCTTGAACAGCAGCGGTTGGAACCTTAACCAAATCGTGGTCAAGGTTCAAGCTGGCTTGGGTAAAACCCAGACAAAAACAGCACCCCGGGAAGTGACTCCTTTGGATGATGCCGCCTTGAAAGCCTTTGAAACGCTATATAGCGAATTGCGGCCTGGGCCGCTGGCTGATGCCGTACAACGCCTGCTCAGGCATCATCAGCAATAA
- the lpxC gene encoding UDP-3-O-acyl-N-acetylglucosamine deacetylase, translated as MLRQRTIQKSISTKGVGLHSGRRVEITLRPAAPNTGIVFHRVDLPQVVDFPAQADQVGNTRMASVLQQGNVRVSTVEHLMSALAGLGIDNLHVDLTAEEVPIMDGSAGTFVYLLRSAGLEEQAAPKKFLRVLKTVEVTEGEGDDQKWARLEPYDGFALSFAIDFHHPAIDSTANFAEVDFAHDSYVKTIARARTFGFASEVEALRAAGLARGGSLDNAIVMDEYRVLNSDGLRYEDEFVKHKILDAIGDLYLIGKPLVARYVACKSGHGLNNQLARALLAQQDAWELVTYESAATAPKAFVQEWKFA; from the coding sequence ATGTTACGTCAACGCACTATTCAGAAATCCATCAGTACCAAAGGGGTTGGCCTTCATTCGGGCCGGCGGGTCGAAATCACCCTGCGTCCGGCTGCACCCAATACAGGTATTGTGTTTCATCGCGTTGATCTTCCCCAGGTGGTCGATTTTCCCGCACAAGCTGATCAGGTGGGCAATACTCGCATGGCATCGGTATTGCAGCAGGGCAATGTGCGCGTTTCGACGGTAGAGCACTTGATGTCGGCTCTGGCCGGGCTGGGCATTGATAACCTGCACGTCGACCTGACCGCCGAAGAAGTCCCCATTATGGATGGCAGCGCCGGTACGTTTGTGTACCTGTTGCGCTCGGCCGGCCTCGAAGAGCAGGCTGCCCCCAAGAAATTCCTGCGGGTCTTGAAAACCGTCGAAGTTACCGAGGGCGAGGGCGATGACCAGAAATGGGCCCGTCTTGAACCCTACGACGGCTTTGCGTTGTCGTTCGCCATCGATTTTCATCATCCCGCCATCGACTCTACGGCCAACTTTGCCGAAGTCGACTTTGCACATGATTCGTACGTCAAAACGATCGCGCGTGCCCGTACTTTTGGCTTTGCCAGCGAGGTCGAGGCCTTGCGTGCTGCCGGCTTGGCTCGTGGCGGCAGTCTCGACAACGCCATCGTCATGGACGAATACCGTGTCCTGAACTCCGACGGCCTGCGCTACGAAGATGAGTTCGTCAAGCACAAGATACTCGATGCCATTGGCGACCTTTACCTGATAGGCAAGCCATTGGTCGCACGTTACGTAGCCTGCAAGTCGGGCCATGGGCTAAATAACCAACTGGCCCGTGCCTTGCTTGCTCAGCAAGATGCCTGGGAACTCGTTACCTACGAGTCGGCCGCTACGGCTCCCAAGGCTTTTGTGCAAGAGTGGAAATTTGCTTAA
- a CDS encoding M23 family metallopeptidase — MQNQSVDSTAKGLRGIAVALLVVCAMGASAMAGAWIQAQRSVRPVLSAQQERVISEQVLRDSAYVRQNVNLLASKVGDLQAKLIAMGGLSKRVAEVAGVSYTDPEVQASIEQVGMSSVMDDISTEHGASWSAEGLGRELDMMTQQLSEQKDWFAMLDLVLTKRTGVEASLPTYMPVNYPYLSSSFGWRRNPVTGRHTMHEGLDFAAPKGTPIYAASGGVVTQARYATGYGKLVEISHGNGLVTRYAHASSFNVKVGDLVEKGQQIARVGSTGRSTGSHLHFEVRMAGHPLDPTLFLARPQTPGQLVTDASGATQAITAQVR, encoded by the coding sequence ATGCAGAATCAGTCTGTTGATTCTACTGCGAAAGGGCTAAGAGGCATCGCCGTGGCCTTGCTGGTCGTGTGCGCCATGGGTGCATCGGCAATGGCGGGCGCCTGGATACAAGCCCAGCGCAGTGTCCGGCCGGTGTTGTCGGCTCAGCAAGAGCGCGTGATATCCGAACAGGTTTTGCGCGACTCGGCCTATGTGCGCCAGAACGTCAATTTGCTGGCCAGTAAAGTGGGCGACCTGCAGGCCAAGCTCATAGCCATGGGCGGGTTGAGCAAACGGGTGGCCGAAGTGGCCGGCGTATCTTATACCGACCCCGAGGTGCAGGCCAGTATAGAGCAGGTCGGCATGTCGTCCGTGATGGACGATATCAGCACTGAACATGGCGCTTCGTGGTCGGCCGAGGGTCTGGGTCGTGAGCTCGACATGATGACGCAACAGCTTTCCGAGCAGAAAGACTGGTTCGCCATGCTGGACCTGGTCCTGACCAAGCGTACAGGCGTCGAAGCCAGTCTGCCTACCTATATGCCCGTCAATTATCCCTATCTGAGCTCTTCCTTTGGATGGCGACGCAATCCGGTAACGGGCCGCCACACCATGCACGAAGGCCTGGATTTTGCGGCGCCCAAAGGTACGCCCATCTACGCCGCCTCGGGGGGCGTGGTTACGCAGGCTCGCTATGCAACAGGTTATGGCAAGCTGGTCGAAATCAGTCATGGCAACGGCTTGGTTACCCGTTACGCCCACGCTTCCTCCTTTAATGTCAAGGTGGGTGATCTGGTCGAGAAAGGCCAGCAGATCGCCCGTGTGGGCTCAACGGGGCGGTCTACCGGCTCACACTTGCATTTCGAAGTGCGCATGGCCGGGCACCCCCTGGACCCTACCCTGTTTTTGGCCAGGCCGCAGACGCCAGGACAACTGGTGACGGACGCCTCGGGGGCGACGCAAGCCATCACTGCCCAGGTGCGTTAA